A stretch of DNA from Scomber scombrus chromosome 9, fScoSco1.1, whole genome shotgun sequence:
TCCATACCAGATTATGTGTATCTTTTGTTGGAGAGAGACTGTATTTATGCATCCATAAATACAGCAAGTGGCTGTATTTATGGATGCAAACCCCTCCTTCCCTGTTTGttggttgtttggtttgttttccttttttgaggtgtgtgtatgtatttattttgtattgtatgtaataacaataaacttggaaaacttaaataaataaatccggTCAGACGCACTGACGAAGACTAATTCACAATTAGACAATTgctatattttctatatttaacaTTGTTTGCATAATGATACTTTTGTCCAAAAGAACAAATATTTGATCTACATCAATTGTTTTCAAAGTCTAAGACTGCAGGCCTCACTTCAGACAAAGCTTGGAAGTTTACTTCCTTAGTTTTGCTCAATTCCCGGATGCCTATGGgatcatgattatgttatttgatcccacagacacacaacaactGAGCCAAGATGTCCTTGTTTGATCTGCTTGTTTGATCTTGTCTGAAGGCATTTATCACTTTCTGACTCTGGGAAAGtgggaaaaacaataaaatgaccCATAGCTACTGTATCTCTGAACTAACTCTTAaacccaatcacacacacatgtatctATGTGATCTCCTGTTGACAAGTAATATAAGAgctaatataatattttttcacttccacATCCTTTAGTCTCCCCTGAAACTGTTTGGAGCCCCCCTAGGGAGACCTTCCCCCCACTGTGGTCTAAATAAAATACCAAAACAGGAAGGTACGCTACATTCTTGCACCGAATGGTTGTTTGTAgaagttttacatttgaggCTAACAAAACAGTCGGCTTTAACTTTAAACCCAACGTTGAAAAGATGACAAGGGCAATTATCtttcataaatatatatggAGTACCATCTCAGTTGAAAAGTTATGTCAATAGTATCATAAAAATATCCTCCAAAATCTGGAATGATAATTATATCACAAACATATGTTGAAGCTGCACTTTGTCCAAACCACAGTGAAGAAGGCCTAGCAGCTAGTGtcacatttgttatttgtttcaTATTGTAGTTACTATGCAGTGAAGATGTCACCACCAAGTAACAACaattcaaatatataataattaacatGTGCAACCACATTGCTCAACATCAATTACACTCCATTTTATAGACGtacactgtaataataataacatgttgATTAAAATCGTTATGGACTTCAAAGTACTACTCTGACTTACTCTGGAGTGCTCTATGTCTTGGAAATCAACCTCATTCACAGAAAGAACCTGGTCTCCCTCCTGTAGCCCTGCTCTGTGGGCATCAGAGTCTGGGACCAcctaccaacacacacacagacacacacaaattacaatgtggacatttttgaaaagcacACAATTAGTGAATTAATATGACTATAACAAATACACCAAatcacagagatacacacacacacacacacacacacacacacacacacacacacacacacacacacacacacacacacacacacacacacacacacacacacacacacacacacacacagaccttggATATGAAGATTCCCAGCTGTGAGGCCTTGCCCCCGCGGATGTTGAAGCCCAGCTGTGCTCCTGGAGGTTTCTTCAGTACAATTGTGCGAGGTAGGAACTGGGTGAGCTCATTGTTGTAGTCAGGGTGATGAACCCGCTGAAAATATCACAGAGAAAAGCTGACAATGTATCACTTCTATAAAAGACACAGATGTCTCGATTATCATTGTGAGGAAGAGTTAACAACCTACATAAATTGGTGTTATGGGATATCACATACTGTTCTTAAATCTTTGCTACTGGatgagcagaaatgttatgTATGACTCTGAAGCACACAGTGAGGAACTAGTAGATGTGATATACCTCCTGTGGCGGTATCCATGCTGGTGGGTTCTCATAAGAGGGCAGGAACACCACTGGGAGCTGGTAGTCATCATAAGGAATTTTCTGATCCATTGTTTATGAAATACCTAAAGAAAAAGTACAAGTTAACCACAAGCACCCTTagaagagctgcaacaattaactgattagttgccaactattaaatgaatcagcaactaGTTTGATACTCAATACatattttgagtcatttcagcttctaaaatgtgaattttctctagtttctttagtcttctgaATAGTCTAGAGATACTGATACTGTGACTGACAACTGGGCTTGGGGTATCAGACAATACCAgtgtttaataataaactgtatgtCTCA
This window harbors:
- the pdzd11 gene encoding PDZ domain-containing protein 11, producing MDQKIPYDDYQLPVVFLPSYENPPAWIPPQERVHHPDYNNELTQFLPRTIVLKKPPGAQLGFNIRGGKASQLGIFISKVVPDSDAHRAGLQEGDQVLSVNEVDFQDIEHSRAVEILKTAREILMRVRFFPYNYQRQKERTVH